The DNA window TCTTTCACGTAGCTGACGTATCCGCAGCATTATTTCCTGAATGGGATGGAGTCAGCGATGTCTGTGGCCCAATCCTGGCAGCGAAGCCGCACAGCACAATTCACCGCCCGTTGGGGCCCGACGGGCACCCTGATCACGGTCGACGGTGAGCTCGACGCTGCCAACGCCGATCAACTCGCCGCATATGTGCGGCAGGGCACCAGCCGCTCCCGGCGGTTGATCCTTGACCTGCGCGGCCTGAAATTCATTGGTACCGCGGGCTTTTCGGC is part of the Mycobacterium mantenii genome and encodes:
- a CDS encoding STAS domain-containing protein; translated protein: MESAMSVAQSWQRSRTAQFTARWGPTGTLITVDGELDAANADQLAAYVRQGTSRSRRLILDLRGLKFIGTAGFSALHRINVACSGAQVSWAMAPSPAVARLLRVCDPDATLPVTTPKDEPLLEPLWVEEEPRLLLQLVPEPS